In the Quercus lobata isolate SW786 chromosome 5, ValleyOak3.0 Primary Assembly, whole genome shotgun sequence genome, one interval contains:
- the LOC115988319 gene encoding helicase-like transcription factor CHR28 isoform X3: protein MDPVTFYNSDASDSGTGGSAASFDSAENSAMAPDYGNMEPPTQTGSPVHACSASLKDWNLQVSGHESSFTGRAGVSPIEIPTFSTASSFADRDAHNVSDCVDNLYVDFPNSETEEQCRHVGEDVDSKYPLYNPFFNNFGVNSAHYGALAENSLDTFRPPQENIPCSYMGISLGDADLSSQNVTSTESTICQSSDVISNFTDHYSPMQYYMATDGTFDFSRHHLPSSYSSQFSMGNPEMMINTKDEIGEFSNESASSSSKVILNGQRGIMGRSVSEVSMPNQSYFLCEGNNYMSSISGNSSSDTENCSIDDKASKKLLICTQSYLSSKDQATCVKDEATDEFIAPSSHSMEVIDEAVSRKSSYSADAKLCVDKDVTQSSGISHSQSIQKHIHVKHEKEDVVIASKRACHSQDIASQIVSRFPPSGGHLNSSALEQYVPCAQPSILSKIQLDCIKGESETKLVQSKTVGSHLSEVTLDLNCKNFSGKYHVEDSDICIIEDMSHPPPTNYSPAIGNSLITSQHSTFSDSVHSTGVGGTRIKSDERYILRVALQDLSQPKSEASPPDGDLAVSLLRHQRIALSWMVQKETASFHCSGGILADDQGLGKTVSTIALILKERPPSFRAYQNVKQGKLETLNLDEDDDVPPALNGMKQDAESLQMTSNTLMKSVNSLVQTKGRPSAGTLIVCPTSVLRQWAEELNSKVTSKANLSVLVYHGSNRTKDPYELAKYDVVLTTYSIVSMEVPKQSLVDEDDDERGKLEDDTGFSSGRKRKCPSSDKKCSKNKKGLDSALLESAARPLAKVAWFRVVLDEAQSIKNHRTQVARACWGLRAKRRWCLSGTPIQNAIDDLYSYFRFLRYDPYAQYTSFCSTIKVPINRSPSKGYKKLQAVLKTIMLRRTKDTLLDGEPIINLPPKFIELKKVDFSDEERNFYSKLEADSRAQFQEYADAGTVKQNYVNILLMLLRLRQACDHPLLVRPYDSSSLWRSSVEMAKKLPQEKQIWLLDRLEASQAICGVCNDPPEDAVVSICDHVFCHQCISEHLTGDDKQCPVTNCKVRLFASSVFSKATLNSSLSDEPGQDGSPNCSVSEVVDAAELFYGGNSYGSSTKIKAALEVLHSLCKPQGCSLGASSAQSTLDENAICHNNSDGELCEDNADRQHLAVERSSNNSVKVVGEKAIVFSQWTRMLDLLEACLKNSSIQYRRLDGTMSVLARDKAVKDFNTLPEVSVMIMSLKAASLGLNMVAACHVLLLDLWWNPTTEDQAIDRAHRIGQTRPVTVLRLTVRDTVEDRILALQQKKREMVAAAFGEDGTGGRQTRLTVEDLKYLFMM, encoded by the exons ATGGATCCTGTCACATTTTACAACTCAGATGCTTCAGATTCTGGGACAGGGGGCTCAGCTGCTTCATTTGATTCTGCTGAAAATTCGGCCATGGCTCCTGACTATGGAAACATGGAACCCCCAACACAGACAGGCTCTCCTGTGCATGCTTGCTCTGCGAGTCTCAAAGACTGGAATTTACAAGTATCAGGCCATGAATCTTCCTTCACAGGGAGGGCTGGAGTTTCCCCGATTGAGATACCAACATTTAGTACAGCTTCCAGTTTTGCTGATAGAGATGCTCACAATGTTTCAGATTGTGTAGATAACTTGTATGTTGATTTCCCTAACAGTGAAACTGAAGAACAATGCAGGCATGTAGGGGAGGATGTTGATTCCAAAT ATCCTTTATACAACCCTTTCTTTAACAACTTTGGTGTAAATTCTGCACACTATGGTGCTTTGGCTGAAAATAGTCTGGATACCTTCAGACCTCCCCAAGAAAATATTCCGTGTTCCTATATGGGAATATCATTAGGGGATGCAGATTTGTCTTCCCAAAATGTTACTTCTACTGAGTCTACTATCTGTCAAAGTTCTGATGTTATAAGTAACTTCACTGACCATTATTCTCCTATGCAATATTACATGGCTACAGATGGTACATTTGATTTCTCACGGCATCATTTGCCTAGTAGTTATAGTTCTCAATTTTCAATGGGTAATCCAGAAATGATGATTAACACAAAGGATGAAATAGGGGAATTCTCAAATGAGAGTGCTAGCTCAAGTAGTAAGGTGATTTTGAATGGCCAGAGGGGAATAATGGGTAGATCTGTCTCAGAGGTGTCAATGCCTAATCagtcatattttttatgtgaaggCAATAATTATATGTCATCAATCAGTGGAAATTCATCATCTGATACTGAAAATTGTTCTATTGATGACAAGGCGTCGAAGAAACTGTTGATTTGTACTCAGTCATACTTGTCCAGCAAAGACCAAGCAACTTGTGTAAAGGATGAAGCAACTGATGAATTCATTGCACCTAGTAGCCATTCTATGGAAGTAATTGATGAAGCTGTCAGTAGAAAGTCTTCTTACAGTGCTGATGCCAAACTATGTGTTGACAAAGATGTGACGCAGTCATCTGGTATTTCACATTCTCAATCAATTCAGAAGCACATTCACGTAAAACATGAGAAAGAAGATGTGGTTATTGCGTCTAAGAGAGCTTGTCATTCTCAAGATATAGCTAGTCAAATTGTTAGTAGATTTCCCCCTAGTGGTGGACATTTGAATTCAAGTGCGTTGGAACAATATGTGCCCTGTGCTCAGCCATCCATATTGAGCAAGATTCAGTTGGATTGCATTAAGGGTGAAAGTGAGACTAAACTGGTTCAATCTAAGACCGTGGGTTCTCATTTATCAGAAGTCACCCTTgatttaaattgtaaaaatttttcaGGCAAATACCATGTTGAGGACTCTGATATATGTATTATTGAAGATATGAGTCATCCTCCACCCACAAATTATTCTCCAGCAATAGGGAACTCGCTTATTACTTCACAACATTCTACATTTAGTGATTCTGTTCATTCCACAGGAGTAGGAGGAACGAGGATTAAGAGTGATGAAAGATATATTTTACGAGTTGCATTGCAG GATCTTTCGCAGCCAAAGTCAGAAGCTAGTCCACCAGATGGGGATTTGGCAGTCTCTCTTTTAAGACATCAG AGAATTGCTTTGTCATGGATGGTTCAAAAGGAGACGGCTAGCTTCCACTGCTCTGGAGGGATTCTTGCAGATGATCAG GGACTGGGAAAAACAGTATCAACAATTGCACTTATACTCAAAGAGAGGCCTCCATCTTTTAGAGCCTATCAAAATGTAAAACAAGGGAAGTTGGAAACTCTAAATTtggatgaagatgatgatgttCCTCCTGCACTTAATGGAATGAAGCAAGATGCTGAGTCACTTCAAATGACATCAAATACTCTGATGAAGAGCGTGAACTCTTTGGTCCAAACTAAGGGAAGGCCATCTGCTGGAACCCTTATTGTTTGTCCCACTAGTGTTCTACGGCAATGGGCTGAGGAGTTGAATAGTAAGGTAACCAGCAAAGCTAATCTCTCTGTGCTGGTATACCATGGAAGCAACAGGACAAAAGATCCTTATGAGCTGGCCAAATATGATGTTGTCCTCACAACATATTCAATTGTCAGCATGGAGGTCCCAAAGCAGTCTCTtgttgatgaagatgatgatgagagAGGGAAACTAGAAGATGATACTGGCTTCTCATCCGGTAGGAAAAGGAAATGTCCTAGTTCTGATAAAAAATGTTCAAAGAATAAGAAGGGTTTGGATAGTGCACTGCTTGAGTCTGCTGCACGTCCTCTTGCAAAGGTGGCATGGTTTAGGGTTGTCCTGGATGAGGCCCAGAGCATCAAGAATCACAGAACTCAAGTGGCTCGGGCCTGTTGGGGTCTTCGTGCTAAACGTAGATGGTGCTTGTCTGGCACTCCAATCCAGAATGCAATTGATGATCTTTATAGTTACTTCAGATTTCTCAGATATGATCCTTATGCTCAATATACATCATTCTGTTCCACAATAAAGGTCCCAATCAATAGGAGCCCAAGCAAAGGGTACAAAAAGCTACAAGCTGTCTTGAAGACAATAATGTTACGCCGCACTAAAG ACACACTTCTTGATGGGGAACCTATTATTAACCTACCGCCAAAGTTTATAGAACTGAAAAAGGTGGATTTTTCAGATGAGGAACGTAATTTCTACTCCAAATTAGAGGCTGATTCACGTGCTCAGTTTCAA GAATATGCAGATGCTGGAACTGTCAAACAAAATTATGTTAACATCTTGTTGATGCTCTTGCGCCTTCGACAAGCTTGTGATCACCCCCTCCTTGTTAGGCCTTATGATTCAAGTTCTTTATGGAGATCCTCAGTTGAGATGGCAAAGAAGCTTCCTCAGGAAAAACAAATTTGGCTTTTGGATCGTTTAGAAGCATCTCAGGCAATTTGTGGTGTCTGCAAT GATCCTCCTGAAGATGCTGTTGTTTCAATTTGTGATCATGTTTTCTGCCATCAATGCATTAGTGAACATCTTACTGGTGATGACAAGCAGTGCCCTGTGACAAATTGCAAAGTTAGACTGTTTGCATCTTCAGTGTTCTCCAAAGCCACACTAAACAGTTCTCTCTCTGATGAGCCTGGTCAGGATGGTTCCCCCAATTGTTCTGTTTCTGAAGTTGTTGATGCAGCCGAGCTTTTTTATGGGGGTAACTCGTATGGTAGTTCTACCAAAATTAAGGCTGCTCTTGAGGTCCTGCATTCATTGTGTAAACCACAAGGTTGTTCTTTAGGAGCTAGTTCTGCACAGAGCACTCTTGATGAAAATGCCATCTGTCACAACAACTCTGATGGAGAATTGTGTGAGGATAATGCTGATAGACAACATTTGGCTGTGGAGAGAAGTTCTAATAATTCAGTCAAGGTAGTTGGAGAGAAAGCCATAGTGTTTTCCCAGTGGACGAGGATGTTGGATTTGCTTGAAGCTTGTCTTAAAAATTCTTCCATTCAGTACAGAAGACTTGATGGAACAATGTCTGTTCTTGCCAGAGATAAAGCTGTGAAGGATTTTAACACCCTCCCAGAG gtGTCTGTGATGATCATGTCTCTGAAAGCTGCTAGTCTTGGTCTCAACATGGTTGCAGCTTGCCATGTTCTTCTGCTGGACCTTTGGTGGAACCCTACTACTGAAGATCAAGCAATTGATAGAGCACACAGAATTGGGCAAACTCGTCCTGTTACAGTTTTGCGGTTAACAGTGAGAGATACGGTTGAAGATCGTATATTAGCCCTTCAG caaaagaagagagagatggtTGCAGCTGCGTTTGGAGAGGATGGAACTGGTGGTCGTCAGACGCGCCTTACAGTGGAAGACCTGAAATACCTGTTTATGATGTGA
- the LOC115988319 gene encoding helicase-like transcription factor CHR28 isoform X2 → MTIPSVKLVSQEAPSLGPELMDPVTFYNSDASDSGTGGSAASFDSAENSAMAPDYGNMEPPTQTGSPVHACSASLKDWNLQVSGHESSFTGRAGVSPIEIPTFSTASSFADRDAHNVSDCVDNLYVDFPNSETEEQCRHVGEDVDSKYPLYNPFFNNFGVNSAHYGALAENSLDTFRPPQENIPCSYMGISLGDADLSSQNVTSTESTICQSSDVISNFTDHYSPMQYYMATDGTFDFSRHHLPSSYSSQFSMGNPEMMINTKDEIGEFSNESASSSSKVILNGQRGIMGRSVSEVSMPNQSYFLCEGNNYMSSISGNSSSDTENCSIDDKASKKLLICTQSYLSSKDQATCVKDEATDEFIAPSSHSMEVIDEAVSRKSSYSADAKLCVDKDVTQSSGISHSQSIQKHIHVKHEKEDVVIASKRACHSQDIASQIVSRFPPSGGHLNSSALEQYVPCAQPSILSKIQLDCIKGESETKLVQSKTVGSHLSEVTLDLNCKNFSGKYHVEDSDICIIEDMSHPPPTNYSPAIGNSLITSQHSTFSDSVHSTGVGGTRIKSDERYILRVALQDLSQPKSEASPPDGDLAVSLLRHQRIALSWMVQKETASFHCSGGILADDQGLGKTVSTIALILKERPPSFRAYQNVKQGKLETLNLDEDDDVPPALNGMKQDAESLQMTSNTLMKSVNSLVQTKGRPSAGTLIVCPTSVLRQWAEELNSKVTSKANLSVLVYHGSNRTKDPYELAKYDVVLTTYSIVSMEVPKQSLVDEDDDERGKLEDDTGFSSGRKRKCPSSDKKCSKNKKGLDSALLESAARPLAKVAWFRVVLDEAQSIKNHRTQVARACWGLRAKRRWCLSGTPIQNAIDDLYSYFRFLRYDPYAQYTSFCSTIKVPINRSPSKGYKKLQAVLKTIMLRRTKDTLLDGEPIINLPPKFIELKKVDFSDEERNFYSKLEADSRAQFQEYADAGTVKQNYVNILLMLLRLRQACDHPLLVRPYDSSSLWRSSVEMAKKLPQEKQIWLLDRLEASQAICGVCNDPPEDAVVSICDHVFCHQCISEHLTGDDKQCPVTNCKVRLFASSVFSKATLNSSLSDEPGQDGSPNCSVSEVVDAAELFYGGNSYGSSTKIKAALEVLHSLCKPQGCSLGASSAQSTLDENAICHNNSDGELCEDNADRQHLAVERSSNNSVKVVGEKAIVFSQWTRMLDLLEACLKNSSIQYRRLDGTMSVLARDKAVKDFNTLPEVSVMIMSLKAASLGLNMVAACHVLLLDLWWNPTTEDQAIDRAHRIGQTRPVTVLRLTVRDTVEDRILALQQKKREMVAAAFGEDGTGGRQTRLTVEDLKYLFMM, encoded by the exons ATGACAATCCCCAGCGTCAAACTG GTGTCACAAGAAGCACCTTCATTAGGGCCTGAGTTAATGGATCCTGTCACATTTTACAACTCAGATGCTTCAGATTCTGGGACAGGGGGCTCAGCTGCTTCATTTGATTCTGCTGAAAATTCGGCCATGGCTCCTGACTATGGAAACATGGAACCCCCAACACAGACAGGCTCTCCTGTGCATGCTTGCTCTGCGAGTCTCAAAGACTGGAATTTACAAGTATCAGGCCATGAATCTTCCTTCACAGGGAGGGCTGGAGTTTCCCCGATTGAGATACCAACATTTAGTACAGCTTCCAGTTTTGCTGATAGAGATGCTCACAATGTTTCAGATTGTGTAGATAACTTGTATGTTGATTTCCCTAACAGTGAAACTGAAGAACAATGCAGGCATGTAGGGGAGGATGTTGATTCCAAAT ATCCTTTATACAACCCTTTCTTTAACAACTTTGGTGTAAATTCTGCACACTATGGTGCTTTGGCTGAAAATAGTCTGGATACCTTCAGACCTCCCCAAGAAAATATTCCGTGTTCCTATATGGGAATATCATTAGGGGATGCAGATTTGTCTTCCCAAAATGTTACTTCTACTGAGTCTACTATCTGTCAAAGTTCTGATGTTATAAGTAACTTCACTGACCATTATTCTCCTATGCAATATTACATGGCTACAGATGGTACATTTGATTTCTCACGGCATCATTTGCCTAGTAGTTATAGTTCTCAATTTTCAATGGGTAATCCAGAAATGATGATTAACACAAAGGATGAAATAGGGGAATTCTCAAATGAGAGTGCTAGCTCAAGTAGTAAGGTGATTTTGAATGGCCAGAGGGGAATAATGGGTAGATCTGTCTCAGAGGTGTCAATGCCTAATCagtcatattttttatgtgaaggCAATAATTATATGTCATCAATCAGTGGAAATTCATCATCTGATACTGAAAATTGTTCTATTGATGACAAGGCGTCGAAGAAACTGTTGATTTGTACTCAGTCATACTTGTCCAGCAAAGACCAAGCAACTTGTGTAAAGGATGAAGCAACTGATGAATTCATTGCACCTAGTAGCCATTCTATGGAAGTAATTGATGAAGCTGTCAGTAGAAAGTCTTCTTACAGTGCTGATGCCAAACTATGTGTTGACAAAGATGTGACGCAGTCATCTGGTATTTCACATTCTCAATCAATTCAGAAGCACATTCACGTAAAACATGAGAAAGAAGATGTGGTTATTGCGTCTAAGAGAGCTTGTCATTCTCAAGATATAGCTAGTCAAATTGTTAGTAGATTTCCCCCTAGTGGTGGACATTTGAATTCAAGTGCGTTGGAACAATATGTGCCCTGTGCTCAGCCATCCATATTGAGCAAGATTCAGTTGGATTGCATTAAGGGTGAAAGTGAGACTAAACTGGTTCAATCTAAGACCGTGGGTTCTCATTTATCAGAAGTCACCCTTgatttaaattgtaaaaatttttcaGGCAAATACCATGTTGAGGACTCTGATATATGTATTATTGAAGATATGAGTCATCCTCCACCCACAAATTATTCTCCAGCAATAGGGAACTCGCTTATTACTTCACAACATTCTACATTTAGTGATTCTGTTCATTCCACAGGAGTAGGAGGAACGAGGATTAAGAGTGATGAAAGATATATTTTACGAGTTGCATTGCAG GATCTTTCGCAGCCAAAGTCAGAAGCTAGTCCACCAGATGGGGATTTGGCAGTCTCTCTTTTAAGACATCAG AGAATTGCTTTGTCATGGATGGTTCAAAAGGAGACGGCTAGCTTCCACTGCTCTGGAGGGATTCTTGCAGATGATCAG GGACTGGGAAAAACAGTATCAACAATTGCACTTATACTCAAAGAGAGGCCTCCATCTTTTAGAGCCTATCAAAATGTAAAACAAGGGAAGTTGGAAACTCTAAATTtggatgaagatgatgatgttCCTCCTGCACTTAATGGAATGAAGCAAGATGCTGAGTCACTTCAAATGACATCAAATACTCTGATGAAGAGCGTGAACTCTTTGGTCCAAACTAAGGGAAGGCCATCTGCTGGAACCCTTATTGTTTGTCCCACTAGTGTTCTACGGCAATGGGCTGAGGAGTTGAATAGTAAGGTAACCAGCAAAGCTAATCTCTCTGTGCTGGTATACCATGGAAGCAACAGGACAAAAGATCCTTATGAGCTGGCCAAATATGATGTTGTCCTCACAACATATTCAATTGTCAGCATGGAGGTCCCAAAGCAGTCTCTtgttgatgaagatgatgatgagagAGGGAAACTAGAAGATGATACTGGCTTCTCATCCGGTAGGAAAAGGAAATGTCCTAGTTCTGATAAAAAATGTTCAAAGAATAAGAAGGGTTTGGATAGTGCACTGCTTGAGTCTGCTGCACGTCCTCTTGCAAAGGTGGCATGGTTTAGGGTTGTCCTGGATGAGGCCCAGAGCATCAAGAATCACAGAACTCAAGTGGCTCGGGCCTGTTGGGGTCTTCGTGCTAAACGTAGATGGTGCTTGTCTGGCACTCCAATCCAGAATGCAATTGATGATCTTTATAGTTACTTCAGATTTCTCAGATATGATCCTTATGCTCAATATACATCATTCTGTTCCACAATAAAGGTCCCAATCAATAGGAGCCCAAGCAAAGGGTACAAAAAGCTACAAGCTGTCTTGAAGACAATAATGTTACGCCGCACTAAAG ACACACTTCTTGATGGGGAACCTATTATTAACCTACCGCCAAAGTTTATAGAACTGAAAAAGGTGGATTTTTCAGATGAGGAACGTAATTTCTACTCCAAATTAGAGGCTGATTCACGTGCTCAGTTTCAA GAATATGCAGATGCTGGAACTGTCAAACAAAATTATGTTAACATCTTGTTGATGCTCTTGCGCCTTCGACAAGCTTGTGATCACCCCCTCCTTGTTAGGCCTTATGATTCAAGTTCTTTATGGAGATCCTCAGTTGAGATGGCAAAGAAGCTTCCTCAGGAAAAACAAATTTGGCTTTTGGATCGTTTAGAAGCATCTCAGGCAATTTGTGGTGTCTGCAAT GATCCTCCTGAAGATGCTGTTGTTTCAATTTGTGATCATGTTTTCTGCCATCAATGCATTAGTGAACATCTTACTGGTGATGACAAGCAGTGCCCTGTGACAAATTGCAAAGTTAGACTGTTTGCATCTTCAGTGTTCTCCAAAGCCACACTAAACAGTTCTCTCTCTGATGAGCCTGGTCAGGATGGTTCCCCCAATTGTTCTGTTTCTGAAGTTGTTGATGCAGCCGAGCTTTTTTATGGGGGTAACTCGTATGGTAGTTCTACCAAAATTAAGGCTGCTCTTGAGGTCCTGCATTCATTGTGTAAACCACAAGGTTGTTCTTTAGGAGCTAGTTCTGCACAGAGCACTCTTGATGAAAATGCCATCTGTCACAACAACTCTGATGGAGAATTGTGTGAGGATAATGCTGATAGACAACATTTGGCTGTGGAGAGAAGTTCTAATAATTCAGTCAAGGTAGTTGGAGAGAAAGCCATAGTGTTTTCCCAGTGGACGAGGATGTTGGATTTGCTTGAAGCTTGTCTTAAAAATTCTTCCATTCAGTACAGAAGACTTGATGGAACAATGTCTGTTCTTGCCAGAGATAAAGCTGTGAAGGATTTTAACACCCTCCCAGAG gtGTCTGTGATGATCATGTCTCTGAAAGCTGCTAGTCTTGGTCTCAACATGGTTGCAGCTTGCCATGTTCTTCTGCTGGACCTTTGGTGGAACCCTACTACTGAAGATCAAGCAATTGATAGAGCACACAGAATTGGGCAAACTCGTCCTGTTACAGTTTTGCGGTTAACAGTGAGAGATACGGTTGAAGATCGTATATTAGCCCTTCAG caaaagaagagagagatggtTGCAGCTGCGTTTGGAGAGGATGGAACTGGTGGTCGTCAGACGCGCCTTACAGTGGAAGACCTGAAATACCTGTTTATGATGTGA